One window of Medicago truncatula cultivar Jemalong A17 chromosome 2, MtrunA17r5.0-ANR, whole genome shotgun sequence genomic DNA carries:
- the LOC11429879 gene encoding polyadenylate-binding protein RBP47B', with product MATTYHQPASLEEVRTLWIGDLQYWVDENYLTHCFSHTGEVISIKIIRNKITGQPEGYGFIEFVSHSAAERVLQTYNGTQMPGTEQTFRLNWASFGIGERRPDAGPDHSIFVGDLAPDVTDYLLQETFRTHYGSVRGAKVVTDPNTGRSKGYGFVKFSDESERNRAMSEMNGVYCSTRPMRISAATPKKTTGYQQNPYAAVVAAAPVPKAIYPVPAYTTAPVNTVPPEYDVNNTTIYVGNLDLNVSEEELKQNFLQFGEIVSVKVHPGKACGFVQFGARASAEEAIQKMQGKILGQQVIRVSWGRPQTARQDVPGGWGQQVDQSQWSAYYGYGQPGYEAYAYGAAQDPSMYAYAGYASYAQYPQQVEGAQDVSAMSVPTLEQREELYDPLAMPDVDKLNAAYLSVHGNAILGRSLWHKTHSSSLQQQA from the exons ATGGCAACAACGTATCACCAACCAGCATCCCTAGAAGAAGTTCGAACCCTATGGATAGGCGATTTACAATACTGGGTAGACGAAAACTATCTCACACACTGTTTCTCCCACACCGGCGAAGTCATCTCCATCAAAATCATCCGCAACAAAATCACCGGCCAACCCGAAGGTTACGGTTTCATCGAATTCGTCTCCCACTCCGCCGCCGAACGCGTTCTTCAAACCTACAACGGCACTCAAATGCCTGGCACCGAACAAACCTTCCGTTTAAACTGGGCTTCATTCGGTATCGGTGAACGCCGTCCTGATGCTGGTCCCGATCATTCGATATTTGTGGGGGATTTGGCGCCTGATGTTACGGATTATTTACTGCAAGAGACTTTTAGGACTCATTATGGGAGTGTTCGTGGGGCGAAGGTTGTGACTGATCCGAATACTGGGAGGAGTAAGGGGTATGGGTTTGTTAAATTTAGTGATGAGAGTGAGAGGAATCGTGCTATGTCGGAGATGAATGGTGTTTATTGTTCTACTAGACCGATGAGGATTAGTGCTGCTACCCCCAAGAAAACTACGGGGTATCAGCAGAATCCTTATGCTgctgttgttgctgctgctccTGTTCCCAAAG CAATATATCCAGTGCCGGCATACACCACCGCCCCAGTGAATACAGTTCCACCAGAATACGATGTAAACAATACTACT ATTTATGTTGGTAATTTGGATCTTAATGTCTCAGAAGAGGAGCTGAAGCAAAACTTtttgcaatttggagagatTGTTTCTGTCAAAGTTCATCCCGGCAAAGCATGTGGTTTTGTTCAATTTGGTGCTAG AGCATCTGCTGAAGAAGCCATTCAGAAGATGCAGGGAAAGATATTAGGTCAACAAGTGATCCGAGTTTCTTGGGGTAGGCCCCAAACAGCTAGACAG GACGTACCTGGTGGCTGGGGACAACAGGTGGATCAAAGTCAATGGAGTGCATACTATGGGTATGGACAGCCGGGTTATGAAGCTTATGCATATGGGGCTGCTCAGGATCCTTCAATGTATGCATATGCTGGATATGCTAGCTATGCACAATACCCGCAACAG GTTGAAGGTGCCCAAGACGTATCAGCTATGTCTGTGCCTACCTTGGAACAAAGGGAAGAATTGTATGATCCTCTGGCAATGCCCGATGTTGATAA GTTAAATGCTGCATATCTCTCAGTACACGGAAATGCCATTTTAGGGCGGTCCCTCTGGCACAAAACCCATTCCTCATCCTTGCAGCAGCAAGCTTAG
- the LOC11424567 gene encoding ER membrane protein complex subunit 6 — MAGHSGSGSSDKKSSNGVNELLTFNAENMQSNMKIIYYSRTFLSIIGGVVAGILGFTGLKGFVFYALLMAFTSLGLVAKAKFSIHTYFDSWNRVLIDGFLGGLMSFVLFWTFAYDIAHIF; from the exons ATGGCTGGACATTCTGGGTCAGGTTCATCCGACAAGAAATCAAGCAATGGAGTGAATGAGTTGCTGACTTTTAACGCTGAAAATATGCAAAGCAACATGAAAATCATCTATTACAG CCGAACATTTTTATCTATAATTGGCGGAGTTGTTGCTGGTATTTTGGGATTTACTGGCTTGAAAGGATTTGTCTTCTACGCACTTCTCATGGCATTTACTTCACTTGGGCTCGTAGCCAAAGCAAAATTTTCAATCCACACATACTTTGATTCCTGGAACCGTGTGCTTATTGATGGCTTTCTCGGTGGTCTAATG TCGTTCGTGCTGTTCTGGAC ATTTGCATATGACATTGCTCATATATTTTGA
- the LOC11434736 gene encoding 1-acyl-sn-glycerol-3-phosphate acyltransferase 3 isoform X2 produces MKKCQLCISIFHMAIFFVFVRPISRYCYRRINNVLTESLWLELIWLIDWWAGVKVELYADSETFQLMGKENALLICNHRSDIDWLIGWVLAQRTGCLGSTIAIMKKEFKYLPVIGWSMWFAEYLFLERNWAKDESSLKSGFKLLEHKPVPFWVALFVEGTRFTHTKLLAAQEFAISRGIPVPKNVLIPRTKGFVTAVKETRKYIPAIYDCTFTVPRGETSPTLLRIFKGIPSKVKVQIKRHEIEELPETEDGIAQWCKDAFVAKDALLEKYSTTEIFSELELHQFRRPKRSIFVMACWSSFLCFLLVKFFQWTKLLSTWHGIFFAVLFMVIVTAVMEILIHATQAESSKPTNLPIQDPIKQGLLDSDIIKHAPIV; encoded by the exons ATGAAGAAGTGCCAACTTTGCATTTCCATTTTCCACATG GCTATCTTCTTTGTGTTTGTTCGTCCTATATCAAGATATTGTTATAGAAGAATAAACAATGTGCTCACAGAATCATTATGGTTGGAACTCATATGGCTCATTGATTGGTGGGCGGGCGTCAAG GTCGAGCTGTACGCAGATTCAGAAACATTTCAATTAATGG GTAAAGAAAATGCACTTCTGATATGCAATCACAGGAGTGACATTGATTGGCTTATTGGATGGGTCTTGGCTCAG CGCACGGGTTGCCTTGGTAGCACGATAGCCATTATGAAGAAAGAATTTAAATACCTCCCT GTTATAGGTTGGTCAATGTGGTTTGCTGAATATTTATTTCTAGAAAGAAACTGGGCTAAAGATGAATCATCATTGAag TCAGGTTTTAAGCTGCTTGAACACAAACCGGTGCCTTTTTGGGTGGCTCTTTTTGTTGAAGGAACTCGCTTTACGCACACGAAACTTTTAGCAGCTCAAGAGTTTGCTATTTCAAGAGGAATTCCAGTACCTAAAAATGTTTTGATTCCTCGTACCAag GGCTTTGTTACTGCCGTAAAAGAAACGCGAAAGTACATTCCAGCCATTTATGATTGCACATTTACAGTTCCAAGGGGTGAGACTTCACCTACGCtattgagaatttttaaagggaTTCCTTCTAAG GTCAAGGTTCAAATTAAGCGACACGAAATAGAGGAACTTCCAGAAACAGAAGATGGCATTGCACAATGGTGCAAAGATGCTTTTGTTGCCAAG GATGCATTACTGGAGAAATATAGTACTACAGAGATATTCAGTGAGCTAGAACTTCATCAATTCCGtcgaccaaaaagatcaatattt GTTATGGCTTGTTGGTCAAGTTTCCTTTGCTTTCTTCTAGTAAAATTCTTTCAGTGGACTAAACTACTCTCCACGTGGCATGGCATCTTCTTTGCAGTGCTTTTTATGGTCATTGTAACAGCTGTTATGGAAATACTCATACATGCAACTCAAGCCGAGTCTTCTAAACCCACCAATTTACCCATACAAGACCCCATCAAGCAAGGGCTTCTTGATTCAGACATTATCAAACATGCAccaatagtttaa
- the LOC11434736 gene encoding 1-acyl-sn-glycerol-3-phosphate acyltransferase 3 isoform X1, which translates to MAFPATIVILPVGIIFILSGLIINVIQAIFFVFVRPISRYCYRRINNVLTESLWLELIWLIDWWAGVKVELYADSETFQLMGKENALLICNHRSDIDWLIGWVLAQRTGCLGSTIAIMKKEFKYLPVIGWSMWFAEYLFLERNWAKDESSLKSGFKLLEHKPVPFWVALFVEGTRFTHTKLLAAQEFAISRGIPVPKNVLIPRTKGFVTAVKETRKYIPAIYDCTFTVPRGETSPTLLRIFKGIPSKVKVQIKRHEIEELPETEDGIAQWCKDAFVAKDALLEKYSTTEIFSELELHQFRRPKRSIFVMACWSSFLCFLLVKFFQWTKLLSTWHGIFFAVLFMVIVTAVMEILIHATQAESSKPTNLPIQDPIKQGLLDSDIIKHAPIV; encoded by the exons ATGGCTTTCCCAGCTACAATTGTTATTCTTCCTGTAGGCATTATTTTCATTCTTTCAGGCCTCATTATCAATGTTATTCAG GCTATCTTCTTTGTGTTTGTTCGTCCTATATCAAGATATTGTTATAGAAGAATAAACAATGTGCTCACAGAATCATTATGGTTGGAACTCATATGGCTCATTGATTGGTGGGCGGGCGTCAAG GTCGAGCTGTACGCAGATTCAGAAACATTTCAATTAATGG GTAAAGAAAATGCACTTCTGATATGCAATCACAGGAGTGACATTGATTGGCTTATTGGATGGGTCTTGGCTCAG CGCACGGGTTGCCTTGGTAGCACGATAGCCATTATGAAGAAAGAATTTAAATACCTCCCT GTTATAGGTTGGTCAATGTGGTTTGCTGAATATTTATTTCTAGAAAGAAACTGGGCTAAAGATGAATCATCATTGAag TCAGGTTTTAAGCTGCTTGAACACAAACCGGTGCCTTTTTGGGTGGCTCTTTTTGTTGAAGGAACTCGCTTTACGCACACGAAACTTTTAGCAGCTCAAGAGTTTGCTATTTCAAGAGGAATTCCAGTACCTAAAAATGTTTTGATTCCTCGTACCAag GGCTTTGTTACTGCCGTAAAAGAAACGCGAAAGTACATTCCAGCCATTTATGATTGCACATTTACAGTTCCAAGGGGTGAGACTTCACCTACGCtattgagaatttttaaagggaTTCCTTCTAAG GTCAAGGTTCAAATTAAGCGACACGAAATAGAGGAACTTCCAGAAACAGAAGATGGCATTGCACAATGGTGCAAAGATGCTTTTGTTGCCAAG GATGCATTACTGGAGAAATATAGTACTACAGAGATATTCAGTGAGCTAGAACTTCATCAATTCCGtcgaccaaaaagatcaatattt GTTATGGCTTGTTGGTCAAGTTTCCTTTGCTTTCTTCTAGTAAAATTCTTTCAGTGGACTAAACTACTCTCCACGTGGCATGGCATCTTCTTTGCAGTGCTTTTTATGGTCATTGTAACAGCTGTTATGGAAATACTCATACATGCAACTCAAGCCGAGTCTTCTAAACCCACCAATTTACCCATACAAGACCCCATCAAGCAAGGGCTTCTTGATTCAGACATTATCAAACATGCAccaatagtttaa